A portion of the Cryptomeria japonica chromosome 5, Sugi_1.0, whole genome shotgun sequence genome contains these proteins:
- the LOC131054879 gene encoding TMV resistance protein N isoform X2, with protein MEEVFPPYHVFINHRGPDVKKTLASHIYYALETHGLRAFLDKQELQVGDFLTPAIQSAIRSASVQIAIFSKTYAQSPWCLDELVWMLDSDPTSIKIIPIFYDIEPSELRHVEKGAYATAFEEHRRKGRVTDERVESWIKALEKVSAISGIPFRTEIDDHGERLKEIVETVLVKVGREQLHVCDYPVGLRQAAEHFEKVVLSRNESKSTHVVGILGLGGSGKSTLATHLYNSMCSQFQRCCFLSDVSKEKIPCLQQTLIRNLLRDKNLRIEDSRKGKALLQDRLRGLTRVLIVFDDIDNTEQIDYLLCVKDVVGNGSLILVTSRDQTLFVSSKIEIYNVKLLVEKQAQELFCWYAFGNTKPVDDLKDMVEELVRMCGGFPLALKILARQLHNERDPRKWKQQLESLRKQLPKDVLRGIVMDSYESLDIKEKEAFLDVAHFLMGEDRDLVERVLDGFNDNGFQCLQTLRQKCLVEFELADIIRSRALQVESVDWSVGIWRRAKGSFKIRMHDLVRDLARQIGRQQLPLRLCCSNDKMISTRFEDIEKAGGQVLKVLENCTGASFVIEDVNPSSAILLLLVTDSNCEIEVSFLGHTYIHMLMWRKDSEVFNDFKFSNDDAIHFNINVRISYRRYEFDGW; from the exons ATGGAAGAAGTGTTTCCTCCGTATCATGTTTTTATTAATCACAGAGGACCTGATGTCAAGAAAACCCTTGCCAGTCATATCTATTATGCTCTCGAAACGCATGGATTGAGGGCATTTCTCGATAAACAGGAATTGCAAGTGGGGGATTTCTTAACCCCTGCAATTCAATCTGCCATTCGTAGTGCCTCCGTTCAGATCGCCATTTTCTCCAAAACATATGCGCAATCCCCGTGGTGTTTGGATGAGCTGGTATGGATGCTTGATTCTGACCCAACTTCTATTAAGATCATCCCCATATTCTATGACATCGAACCTTCAGAACTTCGTCATGTGGAGAAGGGAGCATATGCCACAGCCTTTGAGGAGCATAGAAGGAAAGGCAGGGTTACCGATGAACGAGTGGAAAGCTGGATAAAAGCCCTCGAAAAAGTTTCTGCTATTTCTGGCATCCCATTCAGGACAGAGATAGA CGACCATGGAGAGCGATTGAAAGAAATCGTAGAGACTGTATTAGTAAAGGTAGGAAGGGAACAACTGCATGTATGTGACTACCCAGTGGGACTTCGCCAAGCGGCAGAGCATTTTGAAAAGGTGGTTCTGAGTCGAAATGAATCAAAGAGCACCCACGTTGTCGGGATTTTGGGGCTAGGCGGATCGGGAAAGTCAACTCTGGCTACTCATCTCTACAACTCCATGTGTTCCCAATTCCAGAGATGTTGTTTCTTGTCTGATGTGAGTAAAGAGAAAATACCATGTCTGCAGCAAACACTCATCAGAAATCTGCTGCGTGATAAGAATTTGCGTATTGAGGATTCGCGTAAAGGTAAGGCCTTGCTTCAAGATCGTCTGCGAGGGTTGACACGCGTTTTGAttgtttttgatgatatagataatACAGAGCAAATAGACTATCTGTTATGTGTAAAGGATGTGGTGGGAAATGGCAGTCTGATTTTGGTGACATCTAGAGACCAAACTTTGTTTGTCAGTTCTAAAATAGAAATATACAATGTCAAATTACTAGTTGAGAAACAAGCCCAAGAGCTATTCTGCTGGTATGCCTTCGGCAACACCAAACCAGTCGACGATTTGAAAGATATGGTGGAAGAGTTGGTTAGAATGTGTGGTGGTTTTCCTTTGGCTTTGAAAATTTTAGCAAGGCAGCTCCATAATGAACGTGACCCAAGAAAGTGGAAGCAGCAGTTGGAAAGCCTCCGTAAACAACTGCCGAAAGACGTACTACGAGGGATAGTAATGGATAGCTATGAATCTCTCGACATTAAAGAGAAAGAGGCCTTTTTAGACGTTGCCCATTTCTTAATGGGAGAAGACAGAGATCTGGTGGAGAGGGTTTTGGATGGATTTAATGATAACGGTTTTCAATGCCTTCAGACGCTCCGTCAGAAATGCCTTGTGGAATTTGAGCTTGCAGATATAATTCGTTCAAGAGCGTTACAG GTTGAAAGCGTGGATTGGAGTGTAGGTATTTGGAGAAGAGCAAAGGGGAGCTTCAAAATAAGAATGCACGATTTAGTGAGGGACTTGGCAAGACAAATCGGCAGACAGCAGTTACCTCTTCGCCTCTGTTGTTCAAACGATAAAATGATCTCCACACGG TTTGAAGATATAGAAAAAGCTGGAGGTCAAGTTTTGAAGGTGTTAGAGAATTGCACGGGGGCTTCATTTGTAATAGAGGATGTCAACCCAAGCAGTGCAATTTTGCTATTACTTGTAACAGATTCGAATTGTGAGATTGAAGTATCATTCCTTggtcatacatacatacacatgctgATGTGGAGAAAAGATTCAGAAGTGTTTAATGACTTTAAATTCTCCAACGATGACGCAATACATTTCAACATCAACGTACGCATTTCATATCGACGCTATGAATTTGATGGATGGTAG
- the LOC131054879 gene encoding TMV resistance protein N isoform X1: MEEVFPPYHVFINHRGPDVKKTLASHIYYALETHGLRAFLDKQELQVGDFLTPAIQSAIRSASVQIAIFSKTYAQSPWCLDELVWMLDSDPTSIKIIPIFYDIEPSELRHVEKGAYATAFEEHRRKGRVTDERVESWIKALEKVSAISGIPFRTEIDDHGERLKEIVETVLVKVGREQLHVCDYPVGLRQAAEHFEKVVLSRNESKSTHVVGILGLGGSGKSTLATHLYNSMCSQFQRCCFLSDVSKEKIPCLQQTLIRNLLRDKNLRIEDSRKGKALLQDRLRGLTRVLIVFDDIDNTEQIDYLLCVKDVVGNGSLILVTSRDQTLFVSSKIEIYNVKLLVEKQAQELFCWYAFGNTKPVDDLKDMVEELVRMCGGFPLALKILARQLHNERDPRKWKQQLESLRKQLPKDVLRGIVMDSYESLDIKEKEAFLDVAHFLMGEDRDLVERVLDGFNDNGFQCLQTLRQKCLVEFELADIIRSRALQVESVDWSVGIWRRAKGSFKIRMHDLVRDLARQIGRQQLPLRLCCSNDKMISTRYHVSTQKYEVRGIRRDESHELPVVLLNQDIYGLNILAVQNSTILQQFNSVSGDLIWLRFSGSKDTSNHSALSLRSSRNTSALLQRSLNGPSALLQRSLRNTPSTLLLRSLRVLELHGVSPQDICNLFDDCELPSELRALEVAFNRDFGSASTSIAGPSTAVFKKYGSTIPIGIGQTFHSWLGKLNFRNLAIWRFCQILLRKNYCNSNI, encoded by the exons ATGGAAGAAGTGTTTCCTCCGTATCATGTTTTTATTAATCACAGAGGACCTGATGTCAAGAAAACCCTTGCCAGTCATATCTATTATGCTCTCGAAACGCATGGATTGAGGGCATTTCTCGATAAACAGGAATTGCAAGTGGGGGATTTCTTAACCCCTGCAATTCAATCTGCCATTCGTAGTGCCTCCGTTCAGATCGCCATTTTCTCCAAAACATATGCGCAATCCCCGTGGTGTTTGGATGAGCTGGTATGGATGCTTGATTCTGACCCAACTTCTATTAAGATCATCCCCATATTCTATGACATCGAACCTTCAGAACTTCGTCATGTGGAGAAGGGAGCATATGCCACAGCCTTTGAGGAGCATAGAAGGAAAGGCAGGGTTACCGATGAACGAGTGGAAAGCTGGATAAAAGCCCTCGAAAAAGTTTCTGCTATTTCTGGCATCCCATTCAGGACAGAGATAGA CGACCATGGAGAGCGATTGAAAGAAATCGTAGAGACTGTATTAGTAAAGGTAGGAAGGGAACAACTGCATGTATGTGACTACCCAGTGGGACTTCGCCAAGCGGCAGAGCATTTTGAAAAGGTGGTTCTGAGTCGAAATGAATCAAAGAGCACCCACGTTGTCGGGATTTTGGGGCTAGGCGGATCGGGAAAGTCAACTCTGGCTACTCATCTCTACAACTCCATGTGTTCCCAATTCCAGAGATGTTGTTTCTTGTCTGATGTGAGTAAAGAGAAAATACCATGTCTGCAGCAAACACTCATCAGAAATCTGCTGCGTGATAAGAATTTGCGTATTGAGGATTCGCGTAAAGGTAAGGCCTTGCTTCAAGATCGTCTGCGAGGGTTGACACGCGTTTTGAttgtttttgatgatatagataatACAGAGCAAATAGACTATCTGTTATGTGTAAAGGATGTGGTGGGAAATGGCAGTCTGATTTTGGTGACATCTAGAGACCAAACTTTGTTTGTCAGTTCTAAAATAGAAATATACAATGTCAAATTACTAGTTGAGAAACAAGCCCAAGAGCTATTCTGCTGGTATGCCTTCGGCAACACCAAACCAGTCGACGATTTGAAAGATATGGTGGAAGAGTTGGTTAGAATGTGTGGTGGTTTTCCTTTGGCTTTGAAAATTTTAGCAAGGCAGCTCCATAATGAACGTGACCCAAGAAAGTGGAAGCAGCAGTTGGAAAGCCTCCGTAAACAACTGCCGAAAGACGTACTACGAGGGATAGTAATGGATAGCTATGAATCTCTCGACATTAAAGAGAAAGAGGCCTTTTTAGACGTTGCCCATTTCTTAATGGGAGAAGACAGAGATCTGGTGGAGAGGGTTTTGGATGGATTTAATGATAACGGTTTTCAATGCCTTCAGACGCTCCGTCAGAAATGCCTTGTGGAATTTGAGCTTGCAGATATAATTCGTTCAAGAGCGTTACAG GTTGAAAGCGTGGATTGGAGTGTAGGTATTTGGAGAAGAGCAAAGGGGAGCTTCAAAATAAGAATGCACGATTTAGTGAGGGACTTGGCAAGACAAATCGGCAGACAGCAGTTACCTCTTCGCCTCTGTTGTTCAAACGATAAAATGATCTCCACACGG TACCACGTCTCCACGCAAAAGTACGAAGTACGAGGAATTCGTAGAGATGAATCCCATGAGTTGCCCGTAGTTTTGCTTAATCAAGATATATACGGATTAAACATTCTAGCGGTTCAAAATTCCACTATCCTGCAGCAATTCAATAGTGTGTCGGGAGACTTGATATGGCTTCGCTTCAGTGGATCCAAGGACACTTCAAATCATTCTGCGCTCTCATTGAGAAGTTCAAGGAATACTTCTGCTCTTTTACAGAGAAGTTTAAATGGTCCTTCTGCTCTTTTACAGAGAAGTTTAAGGAATACTCCTTCTACTCTTTTACTGAGAAGTTTAAGAGTGTTGGAACTTCATGGCGTCAGCCCTCAAGATATCTGCAACTTGTTTGATGATTGTGAG CTTCCTTCGGAACTGCGTGCATTGGAAGTCGCATTCAATCGAGATTTTGGAAGCGCAAGCACGAGCATAGCTGGACCATCCACTGCCGTGTTCAAAAAATATGGTTCAACTATTCCAATAGGTATTGGACAGACGTTTCATTCATGGTTAGGAAAGCTGAATTTCAGGAATTTGG CGATTTGGAGGTTTTGCCAAATTCTTTTACGGAAGAATTATTGCAACTCCAATATTTAG